A window of the Ipomoea triloba cultivar NCNSP0323 chromosome 14, ASM357664v1 genome harbors these coding sequences:
- the LOC116004260 gene encoding uncharacterized protein LOC116004260 isoform X2 yields the protein MAIVSLHNVSAFDSSFPGESRRRGERESPRTGASTLIQMWREIEGESMVSNTITRFGDRDGKLRSEGVNSVGIFESDGHNNENQTVLGNENQNGTSDYSMDLGEIERQRVRQVFRGWMGDGVKIRSLNTSPSPINGQSKADWLGGSECVKLRIVKEGVQMYNEQRGSNNSDRDEGGAENSPKIEQVSDRVLLKNSGNGVWKGCRALRGLRGRQALLDLLLKAQRERQRELQSLMEGRPVSDFAYRNRIQSLLRGRFLRNDRLIRDERPAAASVAASEIGLLRQRQTVSYLREGFLSRLVHIEPSHGQICGFQSNDSSNGEHNALENVRSQSDIGLDVTDEFRDQSELSNEWREINESQRLGNSETVGEMNQYGSTAKTAETSERGLECDSESWLESAANQQYPTTRDNDVEEHSHVQGSENEWRGNAIQEDSMDAPVGRADSFYIPDDNGVHSVELRELLSRRRVSNLLQSGFRERLDLLIRSYVERQVQASLDWEMDGTESSPDANDQGNGNQDEDHINDIERNNFSPDSLSEPLWDQEMLDTDMLCYSPHPRPGAEWEIINELRTDMDRLQQQMNNMQKMLETCMDMQIELQHSVQNEVFAALNHYAVSKDENAASEDNLLKDKPKWDNVRKGICCLCCTSSIDSLLYRYR from the exons ATGGCTATTGTGAGTTTACATAATGTTTCTGCATTTGATTCTTCTTTCCCTGGTGAATCAAGGCGAAGGGGCGAAAGAGAAAGTCCAAGGACAGGTGCATCCACTCTCATTCAAATGTGGAGGGAGATTGAGGGTGAGAGCATGGTGAGTAATACCATAACCAGATTTGGTGATAGAGATGGGAAACTGAGGAGTGAGGGTGTGAATTCTGTGGGCATTTTCGAGTCAGATGGGCACAATAATGAAAATCAGACAGTTTTAGGGAATGAAAATCAGAATGGCACCTCAGATTACTCCATGGATCTTGGGGAGATAGAAAGACAGCGAGTCAGACAAGTTTTTCGGGGATGGATGGGCGATGGTGTAAAGATTCGTTCTTTGAACACATCGCCTTCGCCTATCAATGGCCAATCAAAGGCAGATTGGTTAGGTGGAAGTGAGTGTGTGAAGTTGAGAATTGTAAAGGAAGGGGTGCAGATGTATAATGAGCAGAGAGGCTCAAACAACTCTGATAGAGATGAAGGGGGTGCTGAAAATAGTCCTAAAATTGAGCAAGTGAGTGATAGGGTGCTGCTGAAAAATTCTGGAAATGGAGTGTGGAAGGGCTGCAGGGCCTTAAGAGGACTACGCGGCAGACAGGCTCTTCTCGATTTGCTGCTCAAGGCTCAGAGGGAACGGCAGAGAGAACTTCAAAGTTTGATGGAGGGTAGGCCTGTATCAGACTTTGCTTATCGTAATCGCATCCAG tcACTGCTGAGAGGGAGATTCCTGCGCAATGATAGATTGATCCGGGATGAAAGACCTGCTGCGGCTTCAGTTGCAGCAAGTGAAATAGGCCTTCTGAGACAAAGACAAACTGTTTCTTATTTGAG GGAAGGATTTTTGTCTAGATTGGTCCATATTGAGCCTAGTCATGGTCAAATTTGTGGTTTTCAGTCCAATGACTCCTCTAATGGTGAACATAATGCTCTTGAAAACGTTCGCTCTCAATCAGACATTGGACTAGACGTTACTGATGAATTTCGTGACCAATCTGAGCTTTCAAATGAATGGAGAGAGATCAATGAATCTCAGAGACTTGGGAACTCAGAGACAGTTGGGGAAATGAATCAGTATGGAAGTACTGCCAAAACTGCTGAAACATCAGAGCGAGGCTTAGAATGTGACAGTGAAAGTTGGCTCGAAAGTGCAGCTAACCAACAGTATCCAACAACTCGTGACAACGATGTTGAAGAACATAGTCATGTTCAAGGCTCGGAGAATGAGTGGCGTGGCAATGCTATACAGGAGGACTCGATGGATGCTCCTGTTGGAAGGGCGGACTCATTTTACATCCCAGATGACAACGGTGTTCACAGCGTGGAGCTTAGAGAACTGCTCAGCAG GCGACGTGTCTCTAATCTACTGCAAAGTGGTTTTCGCGAGAGACTAGACCTGCTGATACGGTCTTATGTGGAGAGGCAAGTGCAGGCTTCTCTCGACTGGGAGATGGATGGAACAGAATCCTCCCCCGATGCCAATGATCAAGGAAATGGCAAtcaggatgaggatcacataaACGATATCGAAAGAAATAACTTTTCACCAGATTCTCTATCCGAGCCTCTTTGGGACCAGGAGATGCTGGACACAGATATGCTTTGCTATAGTCCTCATCCACGCCCTGGAGCG GAGTGGGAAATCATCAACGAGCTAAGGACCGACATGGATAGGCTTCAACAGCAGATGAACAATATGCAGAAAATGCTGGAAACTTGCATGGACATGCAAATCGAACTGCAGCACTCTGTGCAAAACGAAGTTTTCGCAGCCTTAAATCACTATGCTGTTTCAAAAG ATGAAAATGCTGCAAGTGAGGACAATCTTCTGAAGGACAAACCGAAATGGGATAATGTGAGAAAGGGAATCTGCTGCTTATGCTGCACAAGCAGCATAGATTCATTACTATACAG aTACCGCTAA
- the LOC116004260 gene encoding uncharacterized protein LOC116004260 isoform X1 has protein sequence MAIVSLHNVSAFDSSFPGESRRRGERESPRTGASTLIQMWREIEGESMVSNTITRFGDRDGKLRSEGVNSVGIFESDGHNNENQTVLGNENQNGTSDYSMDLGEIERQRVRQVFRGWMGDGVKIRSLNTSPSPINGQSKADWLGGSECVKLRIVKEGVQMYNEQRGSNNSDRDEGGAENSPKIEQVSDRVLLKNSGNGVWKGCRALRGLRGRQALLDLLLKAQRERQRELQSLMEGRPVSDFAYRNRIQSLLRGRFLRNDRLIRDERPAAASVAASEIGLLRQRQTVSYLREGFLSRLVHIEPSHGQICGFQSNDSSNGEHNALENVRSQSDIGLDVTDEFRDQSELSNEWREINESQRLGNSETVGEMNQYGSTAKTAETSERGLECDSESWLESAANQQYPTTRDNDVEEHSHVQGSENEWRGNAIQEDSMDAPVGRADSFYIPDDNGVHSVELRELLSRRRVSNLLQSGFRERLDLLIRSYVERQVQASLDWEMDGTESSPDANDQGNGNQDEDHINDIERNNFSPDSLSEPLWDQEMLDTDMLCYSPHPRPGAEWEIINELRTDMDRLQQQMNNMQKMLETCMDMQIELQHSVQNEVFAALNHYAVSKDENAASEDNLLKDKPKWDNVRKGICCLCCTSSIDSLLYRCGHMCTCSKCAEKLVQENGKCPMCKAPVAEMIQAYFIQQ, from the exons ATGGCTATTGTGAGTTTACATAATGTTTCTGCATTTGATTCTTCTTTCCCTGGTGAATCAAGGCGAAGGGGCGAAAGAGAAAGTCCAAGGACAGGTGCATCCACTCTCATTCAAATGTGGAGGGAGATTGAGGGTGAGAGCATGGTGAGTAATACCATAACCAGATTTGGTGATAGAGATGGGAAACTGAGGAGTGAGGGTGTGAATTCTGTGGGCATTTTCGAGTCAGATGGGCACAATAATGAAAATCAGACAGTTTTAGGGAATGAAAATCAGAATGGCACCTCAGATTACTCCATGGATCTTGGGGAGATAGAAAGACAGCGAGTCAGACAAGTTTTTCGGGGATGGATGGGCGATGGTGTAAAGATTCGTTCTTTGAACACATCGCCTTCGCCTATCAATGGCCAATCAAAGGCAGATTGGTTAGGTGGAAGTGAGTGTGTGAAGTTGAGAATTGTAAAGGAAGGGGTGCAGATGTATAATGAGCAGAGAGGCTCAAACAACTCTGATAGAGATGAAGGGGGTGCTGAAAATAGTCCTAAAATTGAGCAAGTGAGTGATAGGGTGCTGCTGAAAAATTCTGGAAATGGAGTGTGGAAGGGCTGCAGGGCCTTAAGAGGACTACGCGGCAGACAGGCTCTTCTCGATTTGCTGCTCAAGGCTCAGAGGGAACGGCAGAGAGAACTTCAAAGTTTGATGGAGGGTAGGCCTGTATCAGACTTTGCTTATCGTAATCGCATCCAG tcACTGCTGAGAGGGAGATTCCTGCGCAATGATAGATTGATCCGGGATGAAAGACCTGCTGCGGCTTCAGTTGCAGCAAGTGAAATAGGCCTTCTGAGACAAAGACAAACTGTTTCTTATTTGAG GGAAGGATTTTTGTCTAGATTGGTCCATATTGAGCCTAGTCATGGTCAAATTTGTGGTTTTCAGTCCAATGACTCCTCTAATGGTGAACATAATGCTCTTGAAAACGTTCGCTCTCAATCAGACATTGGACTAGACGTTACTGATGAATTTCGTGACCAATCTGAGCTTTCAAATGAATGGAGAGAGATCAATGAATCTCAGAGACTTGGGAACTCAGAGACAGTTGGGGAAATGAATCAGTATGGAAGTACTGCCAAAACTGCTGAAACATCAGAGCGAGGCTTAGAATGTGACAGTGAAAGTTGGCTCGAAAGTGCAGCTAACCAACAGTATCCAACAACTCGTGACAACGATGTTGAAGAACATAGTCATGTTCAAGGCTCGGAGAATGAGTGGCGTGGCAATGCTATACAGGAGGACTCGATGGATGCTCCTGTTGGAAGGGCGGACTCATTTTACATCCCAGATGACAACGGTGTTCACAGCGTGGAGCTTAGAGAACTGCTCAGCAG GCGACGTGTCTCTAATCTACTGCAAAGTGGTTTTCGCGAGAGACTAGACCTGCTGATACGGTCTTATGTGGAGAGGCAAGTGCAGGCTTCTCTCGACTGGGAGATGGATGGAACAGAATCCTCCCCCGATGCCAATGATCAAGGAAATGGCAAtcaggatgaggatcacataaACGATATCGAAAGAAATAACTTTTCACCAGATTCTCTATCCGAGCCTCTTTGGGACCAGGAGATGCTGGACACAGATATGCTTTGCTATAGTCCTCATCCACGCCCTGGAGCG GAGTGGGAAATCATCAACGAGCTAAGGACCGACATGGATAGGCTTCAACAGCAGATGAACAATATGCAGAAAATGCTGGAAACTTGCATGGACATGCAAATCGAACTGCAGCACTCTGTGCAAAACGAAGTTTTCGCAGCCTTAAATCACTATGCTGTTTCAAAAG ATGAAAATGCTGCAAGTGAGGACAATCTTCTGAAGGACAAACCGAAATGGGATAATGTGAGAAAGGGAATCTGCTGCTTATGCTGCACAAGCAGCATAGATTCATTACTATACAG GTGTGGGCACATGTGCACATGTTCAAAATGTGCCGAAAAACTGGTCCAAGAAAATGGGAAGTGCCCAATGTGTAAGGCACCTGTAGCTGAGATGATCCAGGCTTACTTTATACAACAATAG